A genomic segment from Torulaspora delbrueckii CBS 1146 chromosome 3, complete genome encodes:
- the TGL2 gene encoding triglyceride lipase (similar to Saccharomyces cerevisiae TGL2 (YDR058C); ancestral locus Anc_1.101) — protein sequence MVLSHLDNQEKLHSFSWLSANTNSPLVQLFTDTYDAFLCKKLTPQKDRILSEFPTRDDYLAPKNPIVLCHGLSGFDKLILVPSLFQLTQMISNFILGNNSDYFTEYDEDGRNKGILEVEYWIGVKERLEAKGCTVITSKVASFGSIEERAVTLNAFLEHETKKLKETAKKGQVYNTDDVDSEASFRENEPIRVNLIAHSMGGLDCRYLISRIPNKSYKVLSLTTVSTPHRGSEMADYVVAQFEDLKAAAPIDASKQVLPPSVYELTTQYMSYFNRITPDDPEVSYYSYGSWFKPRWYSAFVVPWKIIYNATNGEPNDGMVTVKSSKWGIYMGTLTNIDHLDQINWRNKLQKDIGKLLENANRSAGKSVKPEIDILNFYLQIADNLARKGF from the coding sequence ATGGTACTTTCCCATCTTGACAATCAGGAGAAATTGCACTCATTTTCATGGCTAAGTGCCAATACCAATAGTCCGCTGGTACAACTCTTTACTGACACTTACGATGCTTTCTTGTGCAAGAAGTTAACCCCACAAAAGGATCGAATTTTGTCAGAGTTTCCGACTAGAGACGACTACCTGGCTCCCAAGAATCCCATCGTGCTATGCCATGGCTTGTCAGGTTTTGACAAATTAATTCTCGTTCCTTCATTATTTCAACTAACCCAAATGATTAGCAATTTCATATTGGGCAATAACTCTGATTATTTTACGGAgtacgatgaagatggtaGGAACAAGGGTATTCTAGAGGTAGAATATTGGATAGGTGTTAAGGAAAGGCTTGAAGCTAAAGGATGTACCGTAATCACATCAAAAGTCGCCAGTTTTGGTAGCATTGAAGAGCGAGCTGTGACATTAAACGCATTTCTAGAGCATGAaaccaagaaattgaaagaaacggCTAAGAAGGGACAAGTTTATAATACAGATGATGTTGACTCGGAGGCTTCTTTCCGCGAAAATGAGCCTATAAGGGTAAACTTAATCGCACATTCGATGGGAGGTCTAGATTGTCGATATCTGATATCAAGAATACCTAATAAGAGTTATAAAGTTCTAAGTTTAACGACGGTGTCCACACCGCATCGCGGATCGGAGATGGCTGACTACGTGGTGgctcaatttgaagatttaaaGGCTGCTGCGCCAATCGATGCCAGCAAACAGGTACTACCGCCATCCGTTTACGAGCTAACAACTCAATATATGAGCTATTTTAATCGAATAACGCCCGACGATCCGGAAGTATCATATTACTCCTACGGATCATGGTTCAAGCCCAGATGGTATAGCGCTTTTGTTGTGCCATGGAAGATCATTTACAATGCTACAAATGGGGAGCCAAACGATGGTATGGTTACCGTGAAGAGTAGTAAGTGGGGTATATACATGGGTACATTGACAAATATTGACCATCTGGATCAAATAAACTGGAGGAACAAGCTTCAAAAGGACATCGGGAAGCTTCTCGAAAATGCAAATCGTTCTGCCGGGAAGTCTGTAAAACCCGAGATTGATATACTCAATTTCTACCTTCAAATAGCCGATAATTTGGCTAGGAAAGGCTTTTAG
- the TDEL0C06010 gene encoding aldo-keto reductase superfamily protein: MSEKLVQQVRLGKNSGLKISPILVGCMSYGCKQWAEWVLEDKEKIFSILKHCYDHGLRTFDTADVYSNGASGRLVGEFLKKYNIDRETVVILTKLFYPVDESLDLKHGGTFDEEEKLQLTHHRGLSRKHIIAGAKASMERLGTYIDVLQIHRFDDETPMEETMRALNYVVDQGFTRYIGASTMRATEFAEMQFIAEKHGWYKFISSQSSYNLLYREDERELIPFAQRHGVGLIPWSPNARGVLTRPSNQTSERIKSDPTYSRLGWNALRANQKEIVDRVEEIAKTKGVSMAVISIAWVLSKGAYPIVGLNSIERVNEALQALDVRLTDEETTYLEEKYLPVKPM; this comes from the coding sequence ATGAGTGAAAAGCTAGTTCAGCAGGTGAGATTAGGAAAGAATTCTGGGTTGAAGATCTCGCCCATTCTAGTGGGATGCATGTCATATGGCTGCAAGCAGTGGGCTGAATGGGTTCTGGAAGATAAGGAGAAGATTTTCAGCATCTTAAAACATTGTTACGATCATGGATTGCGTACTTTTGACACTGCTGATGTTTACTCTAATGGAGCCAGCGGGCGTCTTGTTGGAGAATTCCTAAAAAAGTACAACATTGATCGGGAAACTGTGGTaattttgaccaaattgtTCTACCCGGTAGATGAGAGCCTTGATCTCAAGCATGGTGGCACtttcgatgaagaagagaagctTCAACTCACTCACCACAGAGGTCTATCTCGTAAGCATATCATTGCGGGTGCAAAGGCCTCCATGGAGAGGCTGGGAACCTATATCGATGTCCTACAAATCCATAGGTTTGACGACGAAACTCCAATGGAGGAAACGATGAGAGCCTTAAACTATGTGGTGGACCAGGGTTTTACTAGATACATAGGCGCATCAACTATGCGAGCCACGGAATTCGCAGAAATGCAATTTATTGCGGAGAAGCATGGTTGGTATAAGTTCATCAGCTCTCAGTCAAGCTACAATCTTCTATACCGTGAAGATGAACGCGAATTGATCCCGTTTGCCCAGAGACATGGCGTTGGGTTGATCCCTTGGTCGCCAAACGCAAGAGGAGTGTTGACAAGACCATCAAATCAAACCTCGGAAAGGATAAAATCTGACCCTACTTATAGTCGTTTGGGCTGGAATGCTCTTAGAGCCAATCAAAAGGAAATCGTTGATcgtgttgaagaaattgctaAGACGAAAGGAGTCTCTATGGCGGTAATCTCAATTGCCTGGGTCTTAAGCAAAGGTGCTTATCCAATTGTTGGGTTGAATTCTATTGAGAGGGTGAACGAAGCCTTGCAGGCTCTAGATGTAAGATTgactgatgaagaaacgACTTACCTCGAAGAGAAGTACTTGCCGGTCAAACCTATGTGA